One segment of Erigeron canadensis isolate Cc75 chromosome 2, C_canadensis_v1, whole genome shotgun sequence DNA contains the following:
- the LOC122587753 gene encoding uncharacterized protein LOC122587753, whose product MAPRRTGEETNAEARRQEEEARRRTELADLISQQINSVMPAIATRIAESVTATLNTAQRQDGGGNVNDRNAYKTFTSCNPKEFYWTEGPVGLLTWFQSMEAILNIIDCAPADRVKFVASKLQERALAWWNVQVTTRGQAVMNALTWEQLKEEMKREYCPRPAVQKLEIEFWNHAMKGMELETYAIHFHELCVLVPDMVNTESKKVERFIYGLVPEVRLMVTAANPTTLEEAISLSTRLVNDLVRTGKYSRGKSSSRQVGGNRFGGRKGNGPDKRQKVARNYSVVDANPNPNGHMPLRCNRCGNPHRGECK is encoded by the coding sequence ATGGCACCACGAAGGACAGGTGAAGAAACGAATGCTGAGGCTAGgcgccaggaggaagaggcccGAAGGAGGACCGAGCTAGCCGAcctcatttctcaacaaatcaactCCGTTATGCCAGCCATTGCTACTCGAATTGCGGAGAGTGTGACCGCCACACTTAACACGGCCCAAAGGCAAGATGGAGGAGGTAATGTGAATGATAGAAATGCTTACAAGACTTTCACTTCGTGCAACCCTAAGGAATTCTATTGGACAGAAGGTCCTGTTGGTTTGCTCACATGGTTCCAAAGCATGGAGgccatcttgaacatcattgaTTGTGCACCGGCCGATCGTGTCAAGTTTGTTGCTAGCAAGCTCCAAGAAAGGGCACTCGCTTGGTGGAACGTCCAAGTCACTACGAGGGGTCAAGCCGTCATGAATGCCTTGACTTGGGAGCAGCTCAAAGAAGAGATGAAGCGAGAGTATTGTCCTAGGCCAGCCGTGCAAAAGTTGGAGATAGAATTCTGGAATCATGCTATGAAAGGAATGGAGTTGGAGACATATGCAATTCATTTCCACGAGTTGTGTGTGCTAGTGCCTGACATGGTGAACACTGAATCCAAGAAGGTTGAGAGGTTTATTTATGGGTTGGTACCGGAAGTAAGGTTGATGGTCACGGCAGCAAACCCCACTACACTTGAAGAAGCAATAAGTTTGTCGACAAGATTGGTTAATGATTTGGTTAGAACCGGGAAATACTCGCGAGGCAAGTCAAGCTCAAGACAAGTAGGAGGAAACCGATTCGGTGGTCGAAAGGGTAATGGGCCGGATAAGAGACAAAAGGTAGCGAGAAACTATAGTGTTGTTGATGCCAACCCCAACCCAAACGGTCACATGCCACTAAGGTGTAACCGTTGTGGCAACCCCCATCGAGGAGAGTGCAAGTAG